The Paenibacillus sp. G2S3 region ATCCAAGTCGGGAGCAGATCGGAGATATCCTTGCTTCTGCAGGTAACATTGCTGTTGTTGGCTTGTCTGACAAAACAGACCGAACCTCCTATATGGTTGCGGGTGCTATGCAAAGTCGGGGATATCGGATCATTCCTGTAAACCCTTTGGTTGACGGCGAGATATTGGGAGAAAAGTGCTATCATACGTTAGCGGAAATCCCAGAGCCAGTGGACATTGTCAATGTGTTCCGTCGAAGCGAATACTGTGCTCAAGTCGCACAGGAGGCTGCTGACATCGGCGCACGTGTGCTCTGGCTACAGCAGGGGATAATCAGCCAGGAAGCCGCTGAAATCGCCGCTGAACACGGTATGACGGCGATTATGGACCGTTGCATCAAGGTCGAGGAAGCGATCACGATGCATGGGCGTAGTCGGGCGTAGGGTTTGGTGGTTAAACACTTTATATGACTATCGATAAAGTGTACGATCAGAGCGTGTAATCGACAACATTCATACGAATGAACCGACGCACGAGCAAACAATG contains the following coding sequences:
- a CDS encoding CoA-binding protein, with amino-acid sequence MSFENPSREQIGDILASAGNIAVVGLSDKTDRTSYMVAGAMQSRGYRIIPVNPLVDGEILGEKCYHTLAEIPEPVDIVNVFRRSEYCAQVAQEAADIGARVLWLQQGIISQEAAEIAAEHGMTAIMDRCIKVEEAITMHGRSRA